A genomic stretch from Suncus etruscus isolate mSunEtr1 chromosome 17, mSunEtr1.pri.cur, whole genome shotgun sequence includes:
- the PPP1R3C gene encoding protein phosphatase 1 regulatory subunit 3C, whose protein sequence is MSCTRMIQVLDPRPLTSSVMPVDVAMRFCLAHSPPLKSFLGPYSDFQRRNFVNKLKPLKPCLNIKQEADWKHSHNQAKKRVVFADSKGLSLTATHIFSDVPEEPAWDLQFDLLDLNDISSGLKLHEEKNLILDFPQPSADYLNFRNHFQKNFVGLENCSLQERTVTGTVKVKNISFEKKVQVRITFDSWKSYTDVDCVYMKNVYGGSESDTFSFAIDLPSIIPTEETIEFCISYHANGQIFWDNNGGQNYRIVHVQWKPDGVQTQMAAQDSMFQQVPPKTEYESMVFGSPRLASGLFPEWQSWGKMENLAPYR, encoded by the coding sequence aatgATTCAGGTTCTAGATCCACGACCTTTGACAAGCTCAGTCATGCCAGTAGATGTGGCCATGAGGTTCTGCTTGGCTCATTCTCCACCTCTGAAGAGTTTTCTGGGCCCTTACAGTGACTTCCAACGAAGAAATTTTGTAAACAAATTAAAGCCTCTGAAACCGTGCCTCAATATAAAACAGGAAGCAGATTGGAAGCATTCTCACAACCAAGCTAAAAAGAGAGTGGTGTTTGCTGACTCCAAGGGCCTCTCTCTCACTGCCACACACATCTTCTCTGATGTCCCAGAAGAACCAGCCTGGGATCTTCAGTTTGATCTCTTAGACCTTAATGATATCTCTTCTGGCCTAAAACTCCATGAAGAGAAAAACTTGATTTTAGATTTTCCTCAACCATCTGCTGATTACTTAAATTTTCGGAACCACTTTCAGAAGAATTTTGTCGGCCTTGAGAATTGCTCTTTGCAAGAGCGCACAGTGACTGGGActgtaaaagtgaaaaatataagcTTTGAGAAGAAAGTTCAGGTCCGCATCACATTTGATAGTTGGAAAAGCTACACTGATGTGGACTGTGTCTACATGAAAAATGTGTATGGTGGCTCAGAGAGTGATACTTTCTCATTTGCCATCGACTTACCCTCTATCATTCCAACCGAGGAAACAATTGAATTCTGCATTTCTTACCATGCTAATGGGCAGATCTTCTGGGACAACAACGGAGGTCAGAATTATAGAATTGTTCATGTGCAATGGAAACCGGATGGAGTGCAGACACAGATGGCAGCTCAAGACTCTATGTTTCAACAGGTGCCCCCCAAGACTGAGTATGAGTCGATGGTCTTTGGCAGTCCAAGGCTGGCCAGTGGGCTCTTCCCAGAATGGCAGAGTTGGGGCAAGATGGAGAACTTAGCTCCTTACAGATGA